The Candidatus Zixiibacteriota bacterium genome window below encodes:
- the pdxT gene encoding pyridoxal 5'-phosphate synthase glutaminase subunit PdxT — protein MTKARVGILALQGDFALHQAKFARLGANVTLVKTTNELSQIDRLVIPGGESTTMQLLMDRFGLRQPVIAFGKEKPTWGTCAGLILLAREVDNPLIRPLGLIDIKAKRNAYGRQVDSFIADGTVTFDQTSSTLEMVFIRAPKIIGYADSVMPLGYCDGDVVVARQDNILVTSFHPELTDQTIVHKYFLEM, from the coding sequence ATGACGAAAGCACGAGTCGGCATCCTTGCCCTGCAGGGAGATTTCGCTTTGCATCAGGCGAAGTTTGCGCGCCTGGGCGCAAACGTCACCCTCGTCAAGACTACAAATGAGCTGTCGCAGATAGACCGACTTGTGATTCCCGGCGGAGAATCTACGACAATGCAACTATTGATGGACAGGTTCGGCCTCCGTCAGCCGGTCATCGCATTCGGTAAGGAGAAGCCAACCTGGGGAACATGTGCAGGGCTGATTCTGCTTGCGAGGGAGGTCGACAATCCGCTGATACGGCCGCTCGGACTGATCGATATTAAGGCGAAGCGAAACGCCTATGGGCGTCAAGTCGATTCGTTCATAGCAGATGGCACGGTGACGTTTGATCAGACAAGCTCCACCCTGGAGATGGTCTTCATTCGCGCACCGAAAATCATAGGCTATGCTGATTCAGTTATGCCACTCGGCTACTGTGACGGAGATGTAGTCGTAGCGCGCCAGGACAACATACTTGTCACATCATTTCATCCCGAACTCACCGATCAGACGATTGTCCATAAGTATTTTCTCGAAATGTAG
- a CDS encoding iron-sulfur cluster assembly scaffold protein has product MAKTFPYSETVMEHFSNPRNMGEIADADAIADVGNPACGDMMRLYVKVENGRIVDAKFKTFGCGAAIAASSMLTEIVKGKTLEEAEKITNRQVIDALGGLPPVKHHCSVMVEEALASAIKELREREKSKSSDGD; this is encoded by the coding sequence ATGGCTAAGACATTCCCATACTCCGAAACGGTGATGGAGCATTTCAGCAATCCGCGCAATATGGGCGAAATAGCTGATGCGGACGCGATCGCCGATGTAGGCAATCCAGCCTGTGGCGACATGATGCGCCTATATGTCAAGGTCGAAAACGGCAGAATCGTTGATGCCAAATTCAAGACGTTTGGTTGTGGTGCGGCTATAGCGGCATCCTCCATGCTGACAGAAATCGTAAAGGGAAAAACGCTCGAAGAAGCTGAAAAGATAACGAACAGACAGGTAATCGATGCACTCGGCGGCCTGCCACCAGTGAAACACCACTGCTCGGTCATGGTCGAAGAGGCTCTGGCAAGCGCGATTAAAGAACTCAGGGAGAGAGAGAAAAGCAAGAGTTCGGACGGAGACTGA
- the pdxS gene encoding pyridoxal 5'-phosphate synthase lyase subunit PdxS produces the protein MYRDSEWRLKVGLAEMLKGGVIMDVTNPEQAKIAEDSGAVAVMALERVPADIRKQGGVVRMASVDIIARIQDMVSIPVMAKCRIGHFAEAQLLQELKVDYIDESEVLTPADEEFHVEKWHFKVPFVCGCRNLGEALRRIAEGAAMIRTKGEAGSGNIVEAVRHMRMVMSHIRRMQAMNPEELKKEAQEMRVPIEIVEETAKLGKLPVPNFAAGGIATPADASLMMQLGAESVFVGSGIFKSSDPPARAKAIVEATTYYADPKAVLDATRPLGEAMEGLDIRDIPDDKLLQVR, from the coding sequence ATGTATAGAGATTCAGAATGGCGGTTGAAGGTGGGGCTCGCCGAAATGCTCAAGGGTGGAGTCATCATGGACGTGACAAATCCTGAGCAGGCGAAGATTGCCGAGGATTCGGGAGCTGTTGCCGTTATGGCGCTTGAGCGTGTTCCCGCTGATATTCGCAAGCAGGGCGGCGTCGTCAGGATGGCCAGCGTCGATATCATAGCCCGCATTCAGGATATGGTCTCAATACCTGTAATGGCCAAATGCCGCATAGGGCACTTCGCAGAGGCTCAGCTCCTTCAAGAACTCAAGGTAGATTATATCGATGAATCTGAAGTGCTGACTCCTGCAGATGAGGAGTTCCATGTTGAAAAGTGGCACTTCAAAGTCCCGTTTGTCTGCGGCTGCAGAAATCTCGGCGAGGCGCTAAGGAGAATTGCAGAGGGAGCTGCTATGATCCGTACGAAGGGGGAGGCAGGCTCCGGAAATATCGTCGAGGCAGTCAGGCACATGCGAATGGTGATGTCTCATATCAGGCGCATGCAGGCAATGAACCCTGAGGAACTGAAGAAGGAAGCTCAGGAGATGCGGGTTCCCATCGAGATAGTCGAAGAAACGGCGAAGCTCGGCAAGTTACCGGTCCCGAATTTTGCAGCGGGTGGGATAGCAACCCCCGCGGATGCATCGCTAATGATGCAACTGGGTGCGGAGTCCGTGTTCGTCGGCAGCGGGATCTTCAAGTCATCTGATCCACCGGCGAGGGCAAAAGCAATCGTGGAGGCCACTACGTACTACGCCGATCCGAAGGCTGTACTCGACGCAACTCGTCCGCTCGGAGAAGCGATGGAAGGTCTCGATATCCGAGACATCCCGGACGACAAGCTGCTGCAAGTCAGATAA